Genomic window (Arachis hypogaea cultivar Tifrunner chromosome 13, arahy.Tifrunner.gnm2.J5K5, whole genome shotgun sequence):
GAAGCATTGGCCCATACATCAGTTAgatgtcaataatgctttcttATATGGGGATCTTTCTGAAGATGTTTACATGACTTTGCCACCTGGGTTCACATCTCCTCGCCCAAATCAATGCTGCAAGTTACTAAAGTCATTATATGGTCTACGACAATCTAGTCGTATGTGGTATGACAGactttctcatcttttgctatCCCATGGATATCAGCAGACTTTATCTGATTATagtttatttgttaaatttactGGTGCTCAAATTTCTATACTTCTCGTCTATGTTGATGACATCGTTCTCACCGGCAATTCTATTTCTGAACTTGCTTCCATTAAGTCTATTTTGCACCAACACTTCCGAATTAAAGATTTGGaccctttaaaatattttttgggtattgaagtAGCTCAATCAGCAAAGGGAATTTGCTTATCTCAGAGAAAATATTGTCTTGATCTTTTGAAAGATTCTGGTTTATTAGGTGCTAAACCTGCCTCTGTTCCAATGGATAGTTCCACAAGATTATATCAAGACAAAAGTCCCTTGCTATCTGACCCTTCTGTGTATCGCCGTTTGGTTGGACGTCTTCTCTACCTTACCACTACTCGACCAGACATCATGTATGTcactcaacaattaagtcaatttatggcaactcctactgaatctcatcttcaagctGCCAAGCATGTGTTACGATATTTGAAAACTAGCCCCGACAAAGgaattttttttcaagagaatCAGAAATTCAGCTTCTCGACTTCAGTGACTCTGATTGGGCAGGATGTCCTGACACTCGGCGATCCTTAACAGGctattgtttcttcttaggcaATTCTTTAGTCTCTTGGAAGACCAATAAACAAACCACCGTTGTCCGCTCATCCACTGAAACAGAATATCGTGCACTTGCcaacacaacttgtgaacttcaatggTTACTAAATCTGTTACAATTTTTACGCATCTCTCCTATCCGCCCaccagttttatattgtgataatcaaagtgctcttcatattgctgctaatccagtttttcatgaacggaccaaacatttagaggtcgattgtcacttggttcgacaaaaagctcaagttggagtgatgaaacttctcccCATACCTCCTTTTGGGCAATTAGCTGACATCTTCACAAAGCCTTTATCTCCTCAACCCTTCCATCTTAATCTCAATAAATTTGGAGTTCTCGATATCTTTCATCCTCCAGCTTGCGGGGGcatattaaactactcttctacCTTAGCTCataacaacaataaagaagtctcgtgGCTCACAAATTCAGCcaacaaaatacataaatttagttctaattttagtcattattatcttatcttatctttatattatcttcttatcttatctttatttttactttCATAGGCAATgcactatatatatttagttttattttcataattttcaattcaattagtcaacaatcaataaaaattcttttctttgccttttctattccttcataattttgttacAGGATAAGAAAAGAATAATCAATATGTATTgcattaaaacatgaaaataacaAATAACTAACGGTATTTTACAACACTATTATTAAATAATCAATTTCAACTTAAGTTTAATAGTTGTCATGGGTTAATAATGCTATTTAACCAAATGTTTATGCTTTATGACTTTAGAGACAACTACATAGTTAATTGACCTTCTTTTGTATTTTCCAACacataattaacttttttttactacatacacaattttttttttgaattttagtaAAGACTCGCATtcgattttattaattatttttaagtaatAATTTCGTATAAAAATAAGCGCCTTTAACTTTTTAGCTTGAATTTTTAGCGAACCAAGGGAAAGGAAATTGATATTTTGCTCGGGGAGTTGTGGTGCACGCGCTTCAACTTGGCGGGGTTTTCACCTGATGTTGATGAACATAAAACATTGAACAATACGTAACCAGAACCCGCACTCTTTCTCTGGTTCTCCATTTCTCCCCTTTGCAGTTACAGTTACGGTTACACCtcttctcactctctctctctctctctctctctctctctctctctctctctctctctctctctctctctctctctctctctctctctctctctctctctagcctCACGATTCAttctcttctctgcttcactCGTTGTTGTTGCTCAGCAATCAGCATTCAATGGCTGCTCCTGCAAACGACGTCGTCGCTGTTGAAAGGACATTGCTCAAGCACGTTCGCGACAACGTCCATGGCAATATTTTCCTTGAGCCGGTATGCAACAGctttttttttatactatttaGGGAAAAAATGGAACATAACTCTCATTCAAAATTTTCTCTAAATTCATTTTGCTTCGCTTGTTGCTATTTTTTTCCTCTTCGTGTTTCTGGTCACTTTTGCTTACTTATAACATTAGGTGTAGATTCTGTGGCTGTAAACTGAATAGTTTTATGTATGAATGAGATTTTTCTGTGATGGAGTATAATCCTCTAACTAAGAGAAGATTCGAAAATCCTCAGGAGTATGCGTATAGTTGTGAATTTAGGATCAACAACAATATAACATCGGTTGAAATAAGATTAAACTTAATCGAAAGTGAAAGAGAATAATAAATGAAGATTTTCACTATGAGAAAGTTGTATTAATAGTAAATTCAGAAACTGGATGGAGTATTTTTATTTTAGCCTTTTCTGGTGGTACATTTTTTCATCATTTATTGTTTCCGTTGATTTTGGTTGAACCTGAAATTCTCGTTGTTTATTGCAGATTTTCTTGAAATTTGTTGACACCGAACAATTTCAGAGGCAAGTGCGCATAGTCAAACTATATACTACTACTACTTAACTCTTatttctttttaactttttttttcttgttttaaatttATGCAGACTTCGTGATTTGAAGCAACTAGGTGAGTCAACTTACTACATGTGAATGAAGTAGTCAAATAGGATTCATGAAATAACTCTATGTTTATCAAATTTAGTATATAGTTTTATGGCAGAGCATATGGATGTTGTCATAATGTGAGGAAGTCTGCACTTAGTCGATCAAAATTAAGCCCTAACTTTGAATCTTTGATTTTAATGTAATACAGGTCTAACTCATATGGTTTATCCTGGAGCTGTACACACTCGTTTTGAGCATTCACTTGGTGTTTATTGGCTTGCCGGCAAAGCTattgacataataaaaaaataccaagtaaatatatataaactGCCTTGTGTTGCTATATGCTTGTTATTGGCAAGATGATATGAGATTATGTTGTTAAACAATCTTACTATGCTTTTTAGGGCCCAGAGCTTGGTATTGAACATTGCGATGTGATGGCAGTAAAGCTTGCTGGTACCTGACATCTCTGGggagttatttgttttgacactTCTAATTCCGCTATTTTGTTAGTATTACTAATATGATATGATATTCTGCGTAGGATTACTGCATGATGTTGGCCATGGTCCCTTCAGCCACATGTTTGAGGGCAAGTTCCTTCCCCGGGTCTTTAATGGTGACAAATGGTAATTCTATGATGTTCTTGTTAACTCAGGTTTTCTGACTTCTCTCTGTACATTAAAGTTTCTTCACATGATTAATAGCACATGTTTCCTGCTTCTTCCAACAACATTCCTAAAAATTATATTGTCTATAACTAGAACAAAGAAACATAGCAATGTTTGTGGGACTTGCTTCACATTATCCAATAAACTGAAGATAGATATAACGGATTCTGTCATTATGACTTAGTAACTTATACATATTTTCTGGATTTGTTTATTTCTATTTAAGGAGTTAAATTCACTTTCTAGAACCTGCAACTATGTGTTGGTTGAGAATTCATCCTTTTGAATTAACATTACTTTCAGGTCCCATGAGAAAATGTCAGCGAAGATGATAGATTACATTGTTGATGAACACAATATTGATATTGATCCTGAACTCCTCAAGAAAGTGAAGGTTAGATCTTAGTGTGTGCTATCAAATGAATACACTCATACTTCTGTTTCATGTTTTTTTGAAGCAGCATTCTGTGATCGGTGAGAAAGGGCGGTTCCTATTGACATActgcaaaattaagaaattcttggAGTGCAATGATACTCTATTTTTGGGACCATATTAACATCATTACATTTCTGCTACTTTGTAATCTAATATGTTTTGGCTCCTTGAACTATTTTACTTGTTGAGGTTCTTATGTTTCTCTTTCTGTACATATAACACATCTATAGTTAGAAAATTCCAGTATATAGATAAGCAGCTCTGATGCGGTTTTAAATTGTGGCAGGAAATGATCACTTCAAGCTGTGGCAGTCCTACACAAAATGTCGGTCTACCTAATTCTAATTGTCTCGCTTCTGGATGTTATTTATTTGCTCTCTACCATCTTACTACTCCTAAAATTTCCTTTTTGAATTTCTTAGGGAAAGGGAAACCAGTTCTTGTATGATATTGTGGCAAATGGTCGCAATGGAATTGATGTTGATAAGTACATACTTTTCTGCCTTTCTTCCTCGTCTTGTGTGACTGTTATTGATATGAGTGCTTTTGATAATAGTACTATAAAATTCATGATTTTCAGGTTTGACTACATTGTTCGTGATTGTCGTGCTTGTGGCCTAGGTTGCAACTTTCAGCCTGAAAGGTATATATAAGGATGAATGCTTTGAGTTTGACATGACTTCCCTTTTGTGCAGAAATGTTATTCTACTCTTGATTCCTGAACTATGCAGAAGCATCCATACTTTATCCATGTTTCTCTTTTCAAAAGGGATGATAACTGAAAACAATTTTACTGTATTATGCAGATTGATGGAGACAATGCAAGTCATTGACGATGAAATATGTTATCGTGCCAAAGATTGTTAGTACATTCTGAAAATTTTGATATCATTGTTAGGGTGGAAGTTATGGTACGTATGTTATCTCAGTTTGACATGTTGGTCAGATCTGACAATTCACAAGTTATTTGCAACGCGGGCTGATTTGCATCGAACTGTCTATACACATGCAAAAGTACAAGTGAGTGATTTCTCTAACTTCACTGATGCAAAagcaaaaatccaaattattccGCCTTTCAACGAGAGAAAACCACTTCAGTGTTGACTGTTGTTTCCTTTATCAGGCAATAGAATTGATGGTCATAGATGCGCTGGTGAAAGCAAACCCATATCTCGATATTGCCTCCTCAATTCATCAACCATCTGAATTTTGGAAGGtctgtaataattttaaaatttttggagttGGGATTTCGAATGTAGCAGTAGCACCATGGAAATATCTCTCTCTTGCCATATATTGCAGTTAGATGACTCGATTCTTAAAGCAATTGAGATTTCTCCTCGAGAAGAGCTCAAGGAATCCCAAGATTTGATCCGACGCATTCGCAGAAGAGATATATACCAGGTATTCTACCTGACAAATTTTCTAGCATAGATCCTTAACTCtatctttgtttcttttttcgtTGTCTTTTCTCCTTTACTATTATCTATTTTACAGGACATGAGAATTGAATATTTCTGTGTAGCACTGTAGTATTGCTTAGTAGATAATTATCATCATCAGCGCATGCTAACGTGTTATTTAAACTATATCATCTTACTCCACTTTTGTAGTTCTGCAATGAGTTTTCGGTACCAAGGGAGAGACTTGACCACTTCAGAAACATCACACCCCAGGATATTGTTTGTTCCCAGGTTCACAAATAGTCGTTTAACTAGTTATTTGCTTATTTATTTTGGCAGAGAGGGGGTTCGTTACTTTATTATTCATGATATATATCCGTTTTTTAATTTTTGGCTTGTCAGACAAATGGCAtaaatttgaaagaagatgaTGTTGCTGTGAGCAATGTTAAAATTGATTTGACATACGGAACCGAAAACCCTCTCGAAAGGTACTTGACAATGAAATGGTGACATAAGTCAAAGCACTTTCTTATATGGTATGGCATTGACTAATGTTCTTCCTTTATTGTGCATGAATCTCCTGATCCAGAATTAAATTCTTCAAGGTACAGTTATTATGTTCTAGAGTTATATTTCATTTAAACTTTTGCACATTGGTGTGTGATTGGTGATTGCAAATCTTGTAGTACATGTAACAACTTAAACAAAAGGCAAGCAAAATTAGTCTAATTTGGAAAAATTATTAGTATATATGTAATCAACATTTTGGCCAATAGGTGGTTATGGTATACCTGTAATTGCTCGATATTGTAATGGTGCAATCCAAATTTTGTAATGGCTTTGATAATCCTCATTCCTCCATGTGCTATTCGATTTGCATGTTGGCAAAGTATAATCTTGTTTCTTCATTTTGAACATTCTTCCAAGTTGTAAACCAAGCTTAGCCCACAGACATCACATTATAAAATCCAAACTACATCTTATATCATGCATATTCTAGATGTAACTTTGAGTTCGATAGTGAAGAGCATAACAGTTTTTTTGTTCATTGAGCAGGATTACGAGAGCAAAGAAAAGTTCCCAATCCCAGACTATCGCATCAGTCATTTGTTGCCAGCTTTCAACGAAGACATCATAGTGAGGGTATACAGTAAGAAGCCTGAACTGGTTAGTACCTGGTGACAAAATGAAGAAACCAAAGCAAAAGTATTATACTTTCACATGtagttattattgttgttgttgatgatgatgatgatggtgtagGTTGGTGCTGTTTCTGCTGCCTTTGAAAATTATCAGTACAAGATATTTGGAAGAAAAGCGCAAGTACACGAAACTCCTGAGAAGAAGAAACGCGGAAGATGCCATAATTAGTATGTCTAACCTATTGGCCCCCCTCCCCTTCCCTCCCCCAGCTTTGAATTTGTAAATTTCTACTCACAAGTCTCTCTCAGATCAGACGATATACGTAGGTACTAGGTAGTGCTCTTAGTTAAAATGGTAACCATTTTACGTAATGAATTGTGTATATTATATGTGTAGAACTGATATTGTGAAACGATTTATAGTCGTATAATCACATTCGTTTTTAGATAtgaaaagtagttattttttaaaGCATGTGCTAGTGAGTAGTGAGTGATATTTGATGTTACTCATTGTGGTTTcttatc
Coding sequences:
- the LOC112791800 gene encoding uncharacterized protein, giving the protein MAAPANDVVAVERTLLKHVRDNVHGNIFLEPIFLKFVDTEQFQRLRDLKQLGLTHMVYPGAVHTRFEHSLGVYWLAGKAIDIIKKYQGPELGIEHCDVMAVKLAGLLHDVGHGPFSHMFEGKFLPRVFNGDKWSHEKMSAKMIDYIVDEHNIDIDPELLKKVKEMITSSCGSPTQNGKGNQFLYDIVANGRNGIDVDKFDYIVRDCRACGLGCNFQPERLMETMQVIDDEICYRAKDYLTIHKLFATRADLHRTVYTHAKVQAIELMVIDALVKANPYLDIASSIHQPSEFWKLDDSILKAIEISPREELKESQDLIRRIRRRDIYQFCNEFSVPRERLDHFRNITPQDIVCSQTNGINLKEDDVAVSNVKIDLTYGTENPLERIKFFKDYESKEKFPIPDYRISHLLPAFNEDIIVRVYSKKPELVGAVSAAFENYQYKIFGRKAQVHETPEKKKRGRCHN